The proteins below are encoded in one region of uncultured Tolumonas sp.:
- a CDS encoding antibiotic biosynthesis monooxygenase, with protein sequence MKTKHPLNSIQMSSSFLVPYVRWGELNVGWGELRVASAQFTEFKTAVIENIQSTLTKENGVLEFQAVIKQEHPNELCVFEVYKDKEAYRTHIQSLHYKQFGASVGPIIKNKALYDVIPVVLGRKQHAFRSAYVRIAELEIYPEYFEGYQKAVTEEIEISISSEPEVLAIYSVALKDSPAHLRFLEFYANEQAYLQHRESVHFQNYLAITKSMIKSRKLFEAESIMPGFKSIKG encoded by the coding sequence ATGAAAACAAAACATCCACTCAATTCAATACAGATGAGCAGCTCATTTCTTGTTCCTTATGTACGCTGGGGGGAACTCAATGTTGGTTGGGGGGAACTCAGGGTTGCATCAGCACAATTCACGGAGTTCAAAACAGCTGTAATAGAGAATATACAAAGTACATTAACAAAAGAGAACGGCGTGCTGGAGTTTCAGGCAGTAATTAAACAAGAACATCCCAACGAACTATGTGTTTTTGAAGTATATAAAGATAAGGAAGCCTACAGGACCCATATTCAGAGCTTACATTACAAACAGTTTGGAGCCAGCGTCGGGCCAATCATAAAAAATAAGGCTTTATATGACGTTATTCCTGTTGTGCTGGGTAGAAAACAGCACGCATTTCGCAGTGCATATGTTCGTATCGCAGAACTTGAGATTTATCCCGAATATTTTGAAGGCTACCAAAAGGCGGTAACTGAAGAAATAGAGATCTCGATTAGCTCAGAACCTGAGGTGCTGGCTATTTATTCTGTTGCTTTGAAGGACAGTCCCGCGCATCTGCGGTTTCTGGAATTTTATGCCAATGAACAAGCCTATTTACAACATCGTGAATCGGTACACTTTCAAAATTACCTCGCGATCACGAAATCCATGATTAAATCACGGAAACTGTTTGAGGCTGAATCAATCATGCCGGGATTTAAGAGTATTAAAGGATGA
- a CDS encoding glycoside hydrolase family 3 C-terminal domain-containing protein, whose protein sequence is MTMYKPQLTTVAIVVSIILGAAACNNDSDNSSAVVKDDAYYKSIATNLVSKMTADEKITMLVGPGYRNTLAADGSTTFGTDYSKVVNLKKIVPGAAGYISGVLDTSTGLDIPAAKLVDGPAGIRIYPTRDGQEGLDPESGTFYATAFPTGTVLASTWNPELVKEVGKAAGNEAKEYGVDFWLAPGMNIQRNPLNGRNFEYYSEDPLVAGTMAAAVVDGAQSEGIGTTIKHFAGNNSETNRRTVNDVVTPRAFREIYLRGFEYAVEKSQPWALMTSYNSINGINAGERPDLIKNILRDEWGFKGFAMSDWWSGWDPVAMLKAGVDVIQPGGAWRITQGGDWLPLLKDAYANKQLNDETISQNAIRALTQMLKAPTGQNYQYSNSPDLYAHAQIAKQAAEEGIILLKNDDSTLPIVRSSKVASFGVGQINTFKGGTGSGDVHSSYVKSIQAGLSDTFSVDRTLSTAYQTYFNANKTVTTDVFGVSQVITCPEYDVPAADIAAAASADDIAVITLSRTAGEGKDRTASKGDYLLTDLEATLIDNVSTAFHGQNKKVVVVLNIGGVIDTTSWKDKVDGIVLAYQPGQEAGNAVADILSGAANPSGKLAQTFPANYSDVPSSATFPGISESSFDNAGPFEPYVTIPRQQDYNAFYNEDIYVGYRYYNTFDKAVSYPFGFGLSYTTFGFSDSAVSANTLNSIGSKGNITITTQVTNTGAVAGKNVAEVYVNAPEVKLKKPNVELKAYAKTAKLDAGSSQKLTFNISAETLASFDDTNNQWIIEPGTYKVYISSSSDVTAIEPITFTVDKEIVVENTTPNALALQAKFADKSWITVTK, encoded by the coding sequence ATGACGATGTATAAACCTCAGTTAACAACAGTTGCTATTGTTGTTTCAATAATATTAGGGGCGGCTGCTTGTAATAATGACTCTGATAACTCATCTGCTGTAGTAAAAGATGATGCTTATTATAAGTCTATTGCAACCAACTTAGTTTCAAAAATGACTGCCGATGAAAAAATAACCATGCTGGTTGGTCCTGGATATAGAAATACGTTAGCCGCCGATGGTTCAACAACATTTGGCACAGATTATTCCAAAGTTGTTAATCTTAAGAAAATTGTTCCTGGTGCTGCTGGTTATATCAGTGGAGTTCTTGATACTTCAACAGGATTAGATATTCCGGCTGCCAAACTGGTTGATGGTCCAGCGGGCATTCGCATTTATCCGACTCGCGATGGTCAGGAAGGCCTAGATCCTGAATCAGGTACTTTTTATGCAACAGCGTTTCCAACAGGAACTGTATTAGCATCAACATGGAATCCGGAACTTGTTAAAGAAGTTGGAAAGGCTGCTGGTAACGAAGCCAAAGAATACGGGGTTGATTTCTGGCTGGCACCTGGTATGAATATTCAACGTAACCCTTTGAATGGTCGAAACTTTGAATACTATTCTGAAGATCCGTTAGTTGCCGGAACGATGGCAGCAGCGGTTGTCGATGGAGCCCAGAGCGAGGGTATTGGGACGACCATTAAACATTTCGCAGGGAATAACAGCGAAACTAACCGCAGGACAGTGAATGATGTTGTTACTCCGCGTGCATTCCGCGAAATATACTTGCGTGGTTTCGAGTATGCGGTTGAGAAATCACAGCCTTGGGCATTAATGACCTCATATAACTCGATTAATGGTATTAATGCCGGTGAAAGACCCGATCTCATAAAAAATATTCTGCGTGATGAATGGGGTTTCAAAGGTTTTGCGATGAGTGACTGGTGGTCTGGCTGGGATCCAGTGGCTATGTTGAAAGCTGGAGTTGATGTTATTCAACCAGGTGGCGCGTGGCGAATCACTCAGGGAGGAGACTGGTTGCCATTGTTAAAGGACGCATACGCTAATAAGCAGTTAAACGACGAAACTATCAGTCAGAATGCGATCCGAGCATTAACACAGATGCTGAAAGCACCAACTGGGCAAAATTATCAGTATTCTAACAGCCCTGATTTATATGCTCATGCTCAGATTGCAAAACAGGCGGCAGAAGAAGGTATTATTTTATTAAAAAATGATGATTCAACGTTACCAATTGTCAGAAGCTCAAAAGTAGCCTCTTTTGGTGTTGGGCAAATAAATACCTTTAAAGGAGGGACAGGCAGTGGTGATGTGCACTCATCTTATGTCAAAAGCATCCAGGCTGGTCTATCGGATACTTTCTCTGTAGACAGAACGTTGAGTACGGCATACCAAACTTATTTTAATGCCAATAAGACCGTAACAACTGATGTTTTTGGGGTATCGCAAGTAATTACTTGTCCCGAATATGATGTACCGGCGGCAGATATTGCAGCCGCAGCATCTGCCGATGACATTGCAGTGATCACTCTTTCCCGTACAGCGGGGGAAGGTAAAGATCGAACGGCGAGTAAAGGTGATTATCTGCTGACAGATCTCGAAGCTACACTGATTGATAATGTATCCACAGCGTTCCATGGACAAAATAAAAAAGTAGTTGTCGTTCTGAATATCGGTGGCGTTATTGATACAACCAGCTGGAAAGACAAAGTTGATGGCATTGTGCTGGCTTATCAACCTGGGCAGGAAGCGGGAAATGCAGTAGCAGATATTCTCTCTGGCGCAGCGAACCCTAGTGGTAAACTAGCTCAAACATTCCCAGCAAACTACAGCGATGTACCTTCATCAGCAACATTCCCAGGGATCTCAGAGAGTTCTTTTGATAACGCAGGGCCTTTTGAACCATATGTAACTATTCCTCGTCAGCAGGATTATAACGCATTCTACAACGAAGATATTTATGTAGGTTACCGTTATTACAATACCTTTGATAAAGCCGTGTCCTATCCGTTTGGTTTCGGCCTATCCTACACTACCTTTGGTTTCAGTGATTCCGCTGTATCAGCTAATACGCTAAATAGCATTGGTAGCAAAGGCAACATTACCATTACGACTCAAGTAACAAATACCGGGGCAGTGGCAGGGAAAAACGTTGCTGAAGTCTATGTGAATGCGCCAGAAGTGAAACTGAAAAAACCTAACGTTGAACTAAAAGCATATGCAAAAACAGCGAAACTGGATGCTGGCAGTTCACAAAAACTGACATTCAATATTTCGGCTGAAACGCTAGCAAGTTTTGATGATACTAATAATCAGTGGATTATTGAACCCGGTACCTACAAGGTTTACATCAGCTCTTCATCTGACGTAACAGCAATTGAACCAATCACTTTCACCGTAGATAAGGAAATTGTAGTAGAAAATACAACACCAAACGCGTTGGCACTACAGGCTAAATTTGCCGATAAATCATGGATCACTGTTACTAAATAA
- a CDS encoding methyl-accepting chemotaxis protein, whose amino-acid sequence MKIAHKLILLIAIGFFGCVGINIIGLSRINVINDGMRVVIDNTLPSFNALNEANIRFLEARIAIRSHVNEVSLEKKQLLENTFNEKIKAMSDALTAYEPLISDVQDRQLYMKAKFFADAYVKQSSIVLSYSNKNDKAGESTQLDILANQATQFSAAIADDVKYNYKLAKDIDVSSKENYEGAKWILFFSTLAITGFLAITGWLIYRQISRGLQAANSTISRIEDTLDFTLRAEVSGNDEISNMLKAFNQLISNMQNNLQELLQGAEQVSVSASQLQQSALKVSEGSGSQNTSTSHMAASVEEMTVSINHVADQAKTTSEQSNEVGRKAEAGQGVISHTVANIHAIAEAVDKAAEDIKQLEEKGREIESVINIIRAVAEQTNLLALNAAIEAARAGEQGRGFAVVADEVRTLAARTATSTKEIGDIISSIQNVSVSAVKRMQEATEKVVQGVEGAGQANETMEEICRVAAESVSLVADISHAIREQGAATNSIAQQVESVAQMVDENTQAANETANLANHLTKISGDMKTVVNAYRL is encoded by the coding sequence ATGAAAATAGCACATAAACTTATTTTATTAATTGCAATCGGATTTTTTGGTTGTGTTGGCATAAATATAATTGGTCTTTCACGCATAAATGTCATTAATGATGGCATGCGTGTTGTTATCGACAATACACTTCCAAGCTTTAATGCTCTGAACGAAGCTAACATCCGTTTCCTAGAAGCCAGGATTGCAATCAGAAGTCATGTGAACGAGGTTTCTCTTGAAAAAAAACAACTGTTAGAAAATACGTTTAATGAGAAGATCAAAGCAATGTCAGATGCGCTTACAGCCTACGAACCGTTGATTTCAGATGTTCAAGATCGACAACTTTATATGAAGGCAAAATTTTTTGCTGATGCATATGTAAAACAGTCGTCCATAGTGCTGAGTTATTCAAATAAGAATGATAAAGCTGGTGAATCTACCCAGTTGGACATTTTAGCAAATCAGGCGACACAATTTTCGGCTGCAATAGCAGATGATGTGAAATATAACTATAAACTAGCTAAAGATATTGATGTATCTAGTAAAGAAAATTATGAAGGTGCAAAATGGATCTTATTTTTTTCAACATTGGCTATTACAGGCTTTTTAGCCATAACAGGCTGGTTGATCTATCGTCAGATCAGTCGGGGTCTACAGGCTGCTAATTCAACAATCTCACGTATTGAAGATACATTAGATTTTACTTTACGTGCCGAAGTCAGTGGTAACGATGAAATCAGCAATATGCTAAAAGCATTTAACCAGTTGATCAGTAATATGCAGAATAATTTGCAGGAATTACTGCAAGGAGCTGAACAAGTTTCTGTTAGTGCATCGCAGTTACAACAATCTGCACTTAAAGTCTCGGAAGGATCTGGTTCCCAGAACACATCAACATCCCATATGGCCGCTTCTGTTGAAGAAATGACTGTCAGCATAAATCATGTAGCGGATCAGGCTAAAACAACTAGTGAGCAGTCCAATGAAGTTGGACGCAAGGCCGAAGCTGGACAAGGCGTTATTTCTCACACCGTCGCTAATATCCATGCAATTGCTGAAGCAGTAGATAAGGCAGCAGAGGATATTAAACAATTGGAAGAAAAGGGTCGTGAAATTGAATCAGTAATCAATATTATTCGCGCGGTTGCAGAACAAACCAACTTGTTAGCATTGAATGCTGCTATTGAAGCCGCGCGAGCCGGTGAACAAGGGCGGGGCTTTGCTGTGGTTGCTGATGAAGTTCGTACTCTGGCTGCAAGAACTGCTACATCAACAAAAGAAATTGGCGATATTATTTCTTCTATTCAGAATGTTTCTGTCTCAGCCGTAAAACGCATGCAAGAAGCGACGGAAAAGGTTGTTCAAGGCGTTGAAGGCGCAGGTCAAGCAAATGAAACCATGGAAGAGATCTGTCGTGTAGCAGCAGAGAGTGTTTCATTGGTTGCCGATATCTCTCATGCCATTCGGGAACAAGGAGCTGCCACTAATTCTATTGCCCAGCAAGTAGAAAGCGTAGCGCAGATGGTAGATGAAAATACACAAGCTGCTAATGAAACGGCTAATTTAGCCAATCACTTGACGAAAATATCTGGTGATATGAAAACAGTAGTAAACGCATATAGATTGTAA
- a CDS encoding amidohydrolase family protein, which produces MKLICVEEHVIDPDVGAATGHLVGAEAPFITGWGSRFVDGQNIADTTRPHVLAPQESARKCLDMGKARLDDMDDAGIDMQVLSYGGFPQLLPAEKAIDLSRAANDKLALAAQAHPTRFAGFAMLPWQEPEAAARELERAVKELGFKGALINGRPGETFLDDPRYSPILAAFDELKVPLYVHPGLPLSAVQAPYYGGFDRELSARLSMFAWGWHNEAGIEVVRMLVAGVFDRFPHLQVISGHWGEMVPFFLQRLEDSIPQEVSGLKRSITQTYREHVYVSPSGMLTLPHFQFIYALMGAERILYSIDYPYQSLDGARAFINGLPISDTEKALIAHGNAEKLLII; this is translated from the coding sequence GTGAAACTAATCTGTGTTGAAGAACATGTGATCGATCCTGATGTCGGTGCTGCTACAGGCCATTTGGTAGGAGCTGAAGCCCCTTTTATTACTGGCTGGGGCAGTCGCTTTGTTGATGGACAAAATATTGCTGATACTACGCGTCCTCATGTGTTGGCCCCGCAGGAATCGGCACGTAAATGCTTAGATATGGGGAAGGCACGGCTGGATGATATGGATGATGCCGGCATTGATATGCAGGTATTATCTTATGGTGGTTTTCCGCAGTTACTGCCTGCAGAAAAGGCCATTGATCTTAGTCGTGCGGCCAATGACAAGTTGGCTCTCGCAGCACAAGCCCATCCGACGCGCTTTGCTGGCTTTGCGATGTTACCCTGGCAAGAACCGGAAGCTGCTGCCCGCGAACTGGAACGTGCAGTAAAAGAGCTCGGTTTTAAAGGGGCGCTCATTAATGGCCGGCCAGGCGAAACGTTCCTTGATGATCCGCGTTATTCACCCATTCTTGCTGCTTTTGACGAACTGAAAGTCCCGTTATATGTCCATCCCGGGCTGCCTTTGTCTGCCGTACAAGCGCCATACTATGGTGGTTTTGATCGCGAATTGAGTGCGCGCTTATCTATGTTTGCCTGGGGCTGGCATAACGAAGCGGGCATTGAGGTTGTGCGCATGTTGGTTGCAGGCGTATTTGATCGTTTCCCGCACCTGCAAGTGATTAGTGGGCACTGGGGCGAAATGGTGCCGTTCTTCCTCCAGAGACTTGAAGATTCTATTCCTCAAGAAGTATCCGGACTCAAACGCTCGATCACTCAAACCTATCGTGAGCATGTTTATGTTTCGCCCAGTGGTATGCTCACGTTGCCGCACTTCCAGTTTATCTATGCCCTGATGGGGGCGGAACGCATTTTATACTCCATTGATTATCCCTATCAGAGTCTGGATGGTGCCAGGGCCTTTATCAATGGTCTGCCTATCAGTGATACAGAAAAGGCTCTTATTGCCCATGGTAATGCTGAAAAACTATTAATTATCTGA
- a CDS encoding helix-turn-helix domain-containing protein, whose product MKSVSNSIINWKLKVLAENGIDVNRILDARNISEYELNKTGGRISSEKHFNLMYDTLKYNDIFLSKAVTMKYFYRFFPDLIGLCLNEHSALGAIEKFIQYRALIGNSDLCTIKNNNNTLHIEYINEGPNEFVNCSALGNFLFILDMLRLYLPDMSLTAGFAGKPLTSEKFVSEQLNAKCIFNQSINYLSIKSKALIEKSELYNATLNEFQKERVESIYLTIPDESLFSKTVTQIITRLLLSYRLETDSNFFDDICDELRQSRWTINRRLKREQTSFTDLLQKAKFNRACQLLTETDKSIQEISEDTCFATQATFSRFFNEHANISPMKYRQHYHNK is encoded by the coding sequence ATGAAATCAGTATCTAACTCTATAATTAACTGGAAGCTAAAAGTCTTAGCTGAAAATGGCATTGATGTTAATAGAATTCTTGATGCCAGAAACATAAGCGAATATGAACTAAATAAAACAGGTGGTAGAATTTCTAGTGAAAAGCACTTTAATTTGATGTATGACACATTAAAATATAATGATATATTTTTATCTAAAGCTGTAACCATGAAATATTTTTACCGATTTTTCCCGGATTTAATTGGGCTTTGCCTGAATGAACATTCAGCTTTGGGTGCTATTGAAAAATTCATACAATATCGAGCATTAATAGGGAATAGCGATTTATGTACCATTAAAAACAATAACAATACATTGCATATTGAATATATAAATGAAGGCCCAAATGAATTCGTAAACTGTTCGGCATTAGGTAATTTTTTATTTATTTTAGATATGCTAAGACTCTATCTGCCTGACATGTCTTTAACGGCTGGCTTTGCAGGAAAGCCTTTGACGTCTGAAAAATTCGTAAGTGAACAACTAAATGCTAAATGCATTTTTAATCAGAGCATTAACTATCTATCCATTAAAAGCAAAGCATTAATTGAAAAAAGTGAACTATATAATGCAACACTAAATGAATTTCAAAAAGAAAGAGTAGAGAGTATTTATTTGACAATACCTGATGAAAGTCTTTTTTCAAAAACCGTTACACAGATCATCACAAGGTTATTACTAAGTTATCGCCTTGAAACCGATAGTAATTTTTTTGATGATATTTGTGATGAACTTCGGCAAAGTCGATGGACAATTAATAGACGCCTGAAACGGGAACAAACATCATTCACTGACCTTTTACAGAAAGCAAAATTCAACCGGGCATGTCAATTGTTGACAGAAACTGATAAATCCATCCAAGAAATTAGTGAGGATACCTGTTTTGCAACTCAGGCGACCTTTTCCCGCTTTTTTAACGAACACGCAAATATCTCTCCAATGAAATACCGCCAGCATTACCACAACAAATAA
- a CDS encoding alpha/beta hydrolase: MLKSISFSNRDINIVGHLHLPEGFQEDKKYPALVGIHPAGGVKEQTIGLYAKRLAAHGFVVVVYDSSYQGESGGEPRLLEDPSTRVEDARCAADFLATLPYVDVDQMGVFGVCAGGGYAIAAAQIERRFKVIAGISATPMGEAARTFFGKQIPDAELIKTLESVSVQRSSEANGGQVIYVPFVPERLEDIDENTPTMLREGYEYYRTARGQHPNAKGRFLFTSLDKMLAFSCFNLIPNLLTQPMLLIVGSNADTKVYSEQAYALSEGPKELFEIGGATHIALYDKPEYVDQAVTKLVSFFGTHLSVKITGN; the protein is encoded by the coding sequence ATGCTCAAGTCTATTTCCTTTTCGAACAGAGACATAAATATTGTTGGGCACCTTCATTTACCTGAAGGTTTCCAAGAGGATAAAAAATATCCAGCTTTAGTTGGGATCCATCCTGCAGGAGGTGTAAAGGAACAAACTATAGGTCTTTATGCCAAACGTCTGGCTGCACATGGATTCGTCGTCGTTGTGTATGACTCTTCTTATCAGGGTGAGAGCGGCGGTGAACCTCGCTTGCTTGAAGATCCTTCGACACGGGTGGAGGACGCTCGCTGTGCGGCAGACTTTCTCGCAACATTACCCTATGTTGACGTTGATCAAATGGGCGTGTTTGGTGTCTGTGCTGGCGGCGGTTATGCAATCGCAGCTGCACAAATCGAACGTCGCTTCAAGGTAATCGCAGGTATCAGTGCAACACCGATGGGTGAGGCAGCAAGAACCTTCTTTGGTAAACAGATCCCGGATGCCGAACTTATTAAAACCCTTGAATCAGTATCTGTTCAGCGGAGTTCGGAAGCAAATGGCGGACAAGTTATCTATGTTCCTTTTGTTCCTGAACGCTTGGAAGATATTGATGAAAATACCCCAACCATGTTGCGTGAAGGGTATGAATACTACAGAACTGCCCGAGGTCAGCACCCAAATGCCAAAGGCCGTTTTCTGTTTACCAGTTTGGACAAAATGTTGGCATTCTCATGTTTCAACTTAATCCCGAACTTGCTGACGCAACCTATGTTGTTAATTGTCGGCAGTAATGCCGACACCAAGGTATACAGCGAACAGGCATACGCATTATCCGAGGGGCCAAAAGAATTATTCGAGATCGGGGGGGCTACCCACATTGCTCTATACGACAAGCCTGAATATGTCGACCAAGCAGTAACGAAGCTCGTGTCGTTCTTTGGCACACACCTTTCCGTCAAAATCACTGGAAACTAA
- a CDS encoding NAD(P)-dependent alcohol dehydrogenase gives MKILGYAAYSATAPLAPFQFERREPRADDVVIDILYCGVCHTDLHFVRNHSGFTTYPVVPGHEIIGRVVSVGSQVTHIKIGNIVGVGCMVDSCGHCHSCSHGQEQACIEGPTFTYGFVDRRDGMTTYGGYSERIVVSEKFVLSIPDSLDPAGAAPLLCAGITTWSPLHQWKVGQSSKVGVIGLGGLGHMAIKLAKALGAEVTLFTRSIGKEADAFQLGADHVVISNNAAQMNQVANTYDLIIDTVPYAHDVNPYMDTLGFEGVLVLVGYFGPLEPAVTAGPMLRGRKVLTGSFIGGIAETQEMLDFCGQHEIVSDIELISIQGIDEAYDRMLAGDVRYRFVIDIASLRQQE, from the coding sequence ATGAAAATTCTAGGTTATGCAGCTTATTCCGCCACCGCACCGCTTGCTCCTTTTCAATTCGAGCGACGCGAGCCTCGGGCTGATGATGTGGTGATCGACATCCTATATTGTGGCGTTTGCCATACCGATTTGCATTTTGTTCGGAATCATAGCGGCTTCACTACGTATCCCGTTGTTCCAGGTCATGAGATTATTGGCCGGGTCGTGAGTGTGGGAAGTCAGGTGACACATATCAAAATAGGCAATATCGTTGGCGTTGGCTGCATGGTCGATTCTTGCGGTCATTGCCATTCTTGCTCTCACGGGCAGGAACAAGCCTGTATTGAGGGGCCAACCTTTACTTATGGCTTTGTCGATCGCCGTGACGGGATGACGACCTATGGTGGTTATTCAGAGCGGATTGTTGTTTCTGAAAAATTTGTTTTGAGTATACCTGATAGTCTTGATCCTGCAGGGGCGGCTCCATTGCTATGTGCGGGCATTACCACATGGTCGCCTTTGCACCAGTGGAAAGTAGGCCAAAGCAGTAAAGTCGGAGTGATTGGTTTGGGTGGGCTTGGTCATATGGCGATCAAACTAGCCAAAGCATTGGGCGCAGAGGTGACGCTGTTTACACGCTCGATTGGAAAGGAAGCTGACGCATTCCAGCTTGGTGCTGATCATGTCGTAATTTCCAATAATGCGGCACAAATGAACCAGGTGGCTAACACGTATGATCTGATCATTGATACAGTACCCTATGCTCATGATGTTAATCCTTATATGGATACATTGGGTTTCGAAGGGGTGCTGGTGCTGGTCGGATATTTTGGACCGTTGGAACCTGCAGTTACTGCAGGCCCGATGCTACGAGGGCGTAAAGTGCTCACAGGCTCCTTTATAGGTGGTATTGCTGAGACACAAGAGATGCTGGACTTTTGTGGTCAGCATGAGATTGTGTCTGACATCGAGCTGATCTCAATACAGGGCATTGATGAAGCCTATGATCGCATGCTTGCTGGCGATGTCCGGTATCGTTTTGTCATCGACATTGCATCGTTACGTCAACAGGAATGA
- a CDS encoding type 1 glutamine amidotransferase domain-containing protein yields MAKQISELKPVLFVVTSCAVKGATGIPTGYNLAEVTHPLEKLEDAGIAVEFASIQGGNAPLDGLEDMNDPVIARFWADDDFRHKIANTLCINDVDPTRYSAIFFAGGHGTMWDFPDNAAVQKVIREIDAAGGIVSAVCHGPAALVNATKSDGSLLIAGKRVAAFTDSEEEVVQSTHVVPFLLASTLNERGAMHQNAADWANNVVVDGRLITGQNPQSASSLGEKLRDALLA; encoded by the coding sequence ATGGCAAAACAAATCTCTGAACTAAAACCTGTTCTGTTCGTTGTTACCAGCTGTGCGGTGAAGGGCGCAACAGGTATTCCTACCGGTTACAACCTGGCTGAAGTGACCCACCCGTTGGAAAAATTGGAGGACGCTGGTATTGCTGTGGAATTTGCATCTATCCAAGGTGGTAATGCACCACTAGATGGTCTGGAAGACATGAACGATCCGGTGATCGCCCGCTTCTGGGCTGATGACGATTTCCGCCATAAAATTGCAAATACACTCTGTATCAATGACGTGGATCCTACACGCTATTCAGCGATTTTCTTCGCAGGTGGCCATGGCACCATGTGGGATTTTCCCGACAACGCCGCAGTACAAAAAGTCATTCGTGAAATTGATGCCGCAGGCGGAATTGTTTCGGCTGTATGTCACGGCCCTGCTGCACTGGTTAATGCGACGAAAAGCGATGGCTCTCTTTTGATTGCAGGCAAACGTGTCGCTGCCTTTACTGATAGTGAAGAAGAAGTTGTGCAGTCGACCCATGTTGTTCCATTCCTGTTAGCGTCTACGCTTAACGAACGCGGAGCCATGCATCAGAATGCGGCAGACTGGGCCAACAACGTTGTTGTCGATGGTCGGCTGATCACTGGTCAGAACCCTCAGTCTGCTTCGAGCCTGGGCGAAAAACTGCGTGATGCCTTATTGGCTTAA